Proteins encoded in a region of the Isosphaeraceae bacterium EP7 genome:
- a CDS encoding undecaprenyl-diphosphate phosphatase, with the protein MLDWVEALTLGIVQGLTEFLPISSDGHLATTQKLFGWIRGVSSSAADDLFFVVIVHIGTLVAILLRYRTEGRMGAQGLLGSEQVPTEYRRNSVVRAGLLAVLATMPAAVVGLFLKKQIEATFASPAAAAIGFLITAGVLLLTMGLKSGHKGLNETTWVDALAVGVAQAFAPLPGVSRSGTTIAAGLALGFTKTWAVGFSLLMAIPAIAGAELVELKDVDYATLTPDFVARCVAASVVSGVVGYVALVWLVRVVRSGKLWYFSVYLVALALVIFATLWLGGDRAHAVPPAAENGAVRGAPAVGLPELAEPSPR; encoded by the coding sequence ATGCTCGACTGGGTCGAAGCGCTGACCTTGGGCATTGTCCAGGGCCTCACCGAGTTCTTGCCGATTTCAAGTGACGGCCACCTGGCGACGACACAGAAGCTATTCGGCTGGATTCGAGGGGTGTCATCGTCGGCCGCCGACGACCTCTTCTTCGTCGTCATCGTGCACATCGGCACCCTCGTGGCGATCCTGCTGCGATATCGGACCGAGGGGCGCATGGGCGCGCAAGGGCTCCTCGGCTCGGAACAGGTCCCGACCGAATATCGCCGGAATTCGGTGGTGAGGGCGGGGCTGCTCGCCGTGCTCGCGACGATGCCGGCTGCCGTGGTTGGCCTGTTCCTCAAGAAGCAAATCGAGGCGACCTTCGCGAGCCCCGCCGCCGCGGCGATCGGGTTCCTGATCACCGCGGGGGTGCTGTTGCTGACGATGGGCTTGAAGTCGGGGCACAAGGGGCTGAACGAGACGACCTGGGTGGACGCCCTCGCCGTAGGAGTCGCCCAGGCCTTCGCGCCTTTGCCCGGCGTGAGCCGGAGCGGCACGACCATCGCGGCGGGCCTGGCACTGGGCTTCACCAAGACCTGGGCGGTCGGTTTCAGCCTACTGATGGCCATCCCCGCGATCGCAGGGGCCGAGCTCGTCGAATTGAAAGACGTCGACTACGCCACTCTCACGCCCGATTTCGTGGCGCGCTGCGTGGCAGCCTCGGTCGTCTCGGGCGTGGTCGGGTATGTGGCCCTGGTCTGGCTCGTTCGCGTTGTCCGATCGGGCAAACTATGGTATTTTTCTGTATACCTGGTGGCGCTCGCCCTGGTGATCTTCGCGACCCTCTGGCTTGGAGGAGATCGAGCCCATGCCGTCCCTCCGGCTGCTGAAAACGGGGCCGTTCGGGGCGCTCCCGCGGTGGGACTACCTGAGCTCGCGGAACCCTCGCCCCGATGA